A region from the Tachyglossus aculeatus isolate mTacAcu1 chromosome Y4, mTacAcu1.pri, whole genome shotgun sequence genome encodes:
- the LOC119946958 gene encoding histone H4-like, protein MSGRGKGGKGLGKGGAKRHRKVLRDNIQGITKPAIRRLARRGGVKRISGLIYEETRGVLKVFLENVIRDAVTYTEHAKRKTVTAMDVVYALKRQGRTLYGFGGCLLLKLPATLKALFRATHNFT, encoded by the coding sequence ATGTCTGGCCGCGGCAAGGGGGGAAAAGGTCTAGGTAAAGGAGGTGCTAAGCGGCACAGAAAGGTTCTACGTGATAATATCCAAGGTATTACTAAGCCAGCTATCCGCCGCCTGGCTCGACGGGGCGGTGTCAAACGTATTTCTGGGCTGATCTACGAGGAGACCCGCGGGGTGCTCAAGGTTTTCCTGGAGAACGTGATCCGGGATGCCGTCACCTACACGGAGCACGCCAAGAGGAAGACTGTCACCGCCATGGACGTGGTATACGCTCTCAAACGCCAGGGCCGTACGCTCTATGGTTTCGGCGGTTGTTTGCTTCTTAAATTGCCCGCAACACTAAAGGCCCTTTTCAGGGCCACCCACAATTTCACTTGA
- the LOC119946903 gene encoding histone H2A type 1 — MSGRGKQGGKARAKAKSRSSRAGLQFPVGRVHRLLRKGNYAERVGAGAPVYLAAVLEYLTAEILELAGNAARDNKKTRIIPRHLQLAIRNDEELNKLLGKVTIAQGGVLPNIQAVLLPKKTESHHKAKGK; from the coding sequence ATGTCTGGCCGCGGAAAACAGGGTGGAAAGGCTCGCGCAAAGGCCAAGTCCCGCTCGTCCCGGGCCGGTCTGCAGTTCCCGGTGGGGCGCGTGCACCGTCTGCTCCGCAAGGGCAACTACGCCGAGAGGGTCGGGGCCGGCGCGCCCGTCTACCTGGCCGCCGTGCTCGAGTACCTGACGGCCGAGATCCTGGAGCTGGCGGGCAACGCGGCCCGCGACAACAAGAAGACCCGCATCATCCCCCGCCACTTGCAGCTGGCCATCCGTAACGACGAGGAGCTCAACAAGCTGCTGGGCAAGGTGACCATCGCCCAGGGCGGCGTCCTGCCCAACATCCAGGCCGTGCTGCTGCCCAAGAAGACCGAGAGCCACCACAAGGCCAAAGGCAAATAA